A window of Cucurbita pepo subsp. pepo cultivar mu-cu-16 chromosome LG06, ASM280686v2, whole genome shotgun sequence contains these coding sequences:
- the LOC111796597 gene encoding uncharacterized protein LOC111796597 isoform X1 yields the protein MERSEPTFVPEWLRISGSLSGSGNSAQQSASSSSNTDGTSQSQCSRSRTSKSISDMDKPHFEFLDRSSSSSSRRSSSNGSGKNAYSSFNRNHHDSDREKEKEPSNLGDPWGHDFSSPLVNTFTGRVEKETLRRSHSMVSRKPGDLYPQRLAGDLKSGSYNHKPNSNGFHSGSTITGITDKAGFYEDFPSLGSEERQGWPDVGRVSSPGLTTSVQSFPIGNSTLIGQEGWTSALAEVPTVVTGSMTAPSFVQQSVAANSGLGSPNATTPRKMAEALTQAPTRSRVTHQSTELSVTTQRLEELAIKQSRQLIPVTPSMLKVSVHSFEKSKSKGASRTAEVNVPAKGGQQQLPLGQHNSQPLRGGQIKCDSPKTTHGKFLVLKPVWENGVLKDGSNPISNVNSRTANCQPSSVASSATTITSRNQNNLNPSSSLERKVAALDLKSGSTLEKRPPSTQLQSRNDFFNLIKKKTVVNGSTSLQDSGIFTSPVKEKSGIVSGEIGNAAMHPSTVTDDEVASNGDTTEEVQRSSDVVNKSLSTNLALCTDEEEVAFLRSLGWEEDSGEDEGLTEEEINAFYQQYMNLKPSLKPISCKLPEPSSAV from the exons ATGGAAAGAAGTGAACCTACATTTGTTCCAGAGTGGCTGAGAATTTCTGGAAGTCTCTCTGGGAGTGGGAATTCAGCTCAACAATCTGCATCGTCTAGTTCTAACACCG ATGGTACTTCTCAATCTCAATGCTCGAGGAGTAGAACTTCAAAGAGCATTAGCGATATGGATAAACCACACTTTGAATTCTTGGATCGGTCATCTTCATCAAGCTCAAGGAGGAGTTCTAGTAATGGGTCTGGAAAGAATGCTTACAGTAGTTTTAATAGGAATCATCATGATAGTGACCgtgagaaggagaaagaaccgTCTAATCTTGGGGACCCCTGGGGTCATGACTTTTCTAGCCCTCTGGTAAACACGTTTACCGGTAGAGTCGAGAAGGAAACTTTGCGGCGTTCTCATTCAATGGTATCTAGGAAGCCTGGTGATTTATATCCTCAAAGACTCGCTGGTGACTTGAAAAGTGGAAGCTATAATCATAAGCCTAACAGTAATGGCTTTCATTCAGGCAGTACCATTACCGGTATCACCGATAAGGCTGGTTTTTACGAGGATTTTCCATCACTTGGATCAGAAGAAAGGCAAGGATGGCCAGATGTAGGTAGAGTATCATCTCCTGGCTTGACCACATCTGTTCAGAGCTTTCCTATTGGAAATTCAACTTTGATTGGTCAGGAAGGATGGACATCAGCGCTGGCTGAGGTGCCAACTGTAGTCACAGGCAGTATGACTGCTCCAtcatttgttcaacagagtGTTGCTGCCAATTCTGGTTTGGGGTCCCCAAATGCAACAACTCCTCGCAAGATGGCCGAGGCTTTAACACAGGCACCAACACGATCTCGTGTTACTCATCAGTCAACTGAG TTATCTGTCACGACACAGAGGCTTGAGGAATTGGCTATTAAGCAGTCCAGGCAATTAATCCCAGTAACACCTTCGATGCTCAAAGTTTCT GTTCATTCTTTTGAAAAGTCCAAGTCCAAAGGAGCATCCAGAACAGCTGAAGTAAATGTGCCTGCCAAGGGAGGTCAACAACAGCTGCCTCTAGGGCAACATAATAGTCAGCCTCTTCGAGGTGGACAAATAAAGTGTGATTCTCCAAAGACCACTCATGGgaaatttcttgttcttaaaCCAGTATGGGAGAATGGCGTGTTAAAGGATGGCTCAAATCCTATTAGTAATGTCAACAGTAGAACTGCAAATTGCCAACCTTCTTCTGTTGCCTCTTCAGCAACAACTATCACTTCGAGGAACCAAAACAACCTGAATCCTTCATCCTCTCTTGAGCGGAAGGTAGCTGCATTAGATCTGAAATCAGGATCCACTTTGGAAAAGCGACCCCCTTCTACTCAATTACAAAGCAGGAATGATTTCTTTAATCTCATAAAGAAGAAAACTGTGGTAAATGGTTCCACTAGTCTCCAAGATTCAGGTATTTTCACATCTCCCGTCAAGGAAAAATCTGGAATAGTGAGCGGGGAAATAGGTAATGCTGCAATGCATCCTTCTACTGTTACAGATGATGAGGTAGCTAGCAATGGCGATACCACTGAAGAGGTTCAGAGGTCTTCTGATGTTGTGAATAAGAGTTTGAGCACTAACTTAGCATTATGTACAGATGAGGAAGAGGTTGCATTTCTTCGTTCTCTTGGATGGGAAGAAGATTCAGGAGAGGATGAAGGGCTAACAGAGGAGGAGATTAATGCTTTTTATCAGCAG TACATGAACCTGAAGCCATCTTTGAAGCCGATCAGTTGCAAGTTACCAGAACCCTCCAGCGCTGTCTGA
- the LOC111796597 gene encoding uncharacterized protein LOC111796597 isoform X2 has protein sequence MERSEPTFVPEWLRISGSLSGSGNSAQQSASSSSNTDGTSQSQCSRSRTSKSISDMDKPHFEFLDRSSSSSSRRSSSNGSGKNAYSSFNRNHHDSDREKEKEPSNLGDPWGHDFSSPLVNTFTGRVEKETLRRSHSMVSRKPGDLYPQRLAGDLKSGSYNHKPNSNGFHSGSTITGITDKAGFYEDFPSLGSEERQGWPDVGRVSSPGLTTSVQSFPIGNSTLIGQEGWTSALAEVPTVVTGSMTAPSFVQQSVAANSGLGSPNATTPRKMAEALTQAPTRSRVTHQSTELSVTTQRLEELAIKQSRQLIPVTPSMLKVSVHSFEKSKSKGASRTAEVNVPAKGGQQQLPLGQHNSQPLRGGQIKCDSPKTTHGKFLVLKPVWENGVLKDGSNPISNVNSRTANCQPSSVASSATTITSRNQNNLNPSSSLERKVAALDLKSGSTLEKRPPSTQLQSRNDFFNLIKKKTVVNGSTSLQDSGIFTSPVKEKSGIVSGEIGNAAMHPSTVTDDEVASNGDTTEEVQRSSDVVNKSLSTNLALCTDEEEVAFLRSLGWEEDSGEDEGLTEEEINAFYQQYMNLKPSLKPIRCKLPEPSSAV, from the exons ATGGAAAGAAGTGAACCTACATTTGTTCCAGAGTGGCTGAGAATTTCTGGAAGTCTCTCTGGGAGTGGGAATTCAGCTCAACAATCTGCATCGTCTAGTTCTAACACCG ATGGTACTTCTCAATCTCAATGCTCGAGGAGTAGAACTTCAAAGAGCATTAGCGATATGGATAAACCACACTTTGAATTCTTGGATCGGTCATCTTCATCAAGCTCAAGGAGGAGTTCTAGTAATGGGTCTGGAAAGAATGCTTACAGTAGTTTTAATAGGAATCATCATGATAGTGACCgtgagaaggagaaagaaccgTCTAATCTTGGGGACCCCTGGGGTCATGACTTTTCTAGCCCTCTGGTAAACACGTTTACCGGTAGAGTCGAGAAGGAAACTTTGCGGCGTTCTCATTCAATGGTATCTAGGAAGCCTGGTGATTTATATCCTCAAAGACTCGCTGGTGACTTGAAAAGTGGAAGCTATAATCATAAGCCTAACAGTAATGGCTTTCATTCAGGCAGTACCATTACCGGTATCACCGATAAGGCTGGTTTTTACGAGGATTTTCCATCACTTGGATCAGAAGAAAGGCAAGGATGGCCAGATGTAGGTAGAGTATCATCTCCTGGCTTGACCACATCTGTTCAGAGCTTTCCTATTGGAAATTCAACTTTGATTGGTCAGGAAGGATGGACATCAGCGCTGGCTGAGGTGCCAACTGTAGTCACAGGCAGTATGACTGCTCCAtcatttgttcaacagagtGTTGCTGCCAATTCTGGTTTGGGGTCCCCAAATGCAACAACTCCTCGCAAGATGGCCGAGGCTTTAACACAGGCACCAACACGATCTCGTGTTACTCATCAGTCAACTGAG TTATCTGTCACGACACAGAGGCTTGAGGAATTGGCTATTAAGCAGTCCAGGCAATTAATCCCAGTAACACCTTCGATGCTCAAAGTTTCT GTTCATTCTTTTGAAAAGTCCAAGTCCAAAGGAGCATCCAGAACAGCTGAAGTAAATGTGCCTGCCAAGGGAGGTCAACAACAGCTGCCTCTAGGGCAACATAATAGTCAGCCTCTTCGAGGTGGACAAATAAAGTGTGATTCTCCAAAGACCACTCATGGgaaatttcttgttcttaaaCCAGTATGGGAGAATGGCGTGTTAAAGGATGGCTCAAATCCTATTAGTAATGTCAACAGTAGAACTGCAAATTGCCAACCTTCTTCTGTTGCCTCTTCAGCAACAACTATCACTTCGAGGAACCAAAACAACCTGAATCCTTCATCCTCTCTTGAGCGGAAGGTAGCTGCATTAGATCTGAAATCAGGATCCACTTTGGAAAAGCGACCCCCTTCTACTCAATTACAAAGCAGGAATGATTTCTTTAATCTCATAAAGAAGAAAACTGTGGTAAATGGTTCCACTAGTCTCCAAGATTCAGGTATTTTCACATCTCCCGTCAAGGAAAAATCTGGAATAGTGAGCGGGGAAATAGGTAATGCTGCAATGCATCCTTCTACTGTTACAGATGATGAGGTAGCTAGCAATGGCGATACCACTGAAGAGGTTCAGAGGTCTTCTGATGTTGTGAATAAGAGTTTGAGCACTAACTTAGCATTATGTACAGATGAGGAAGAGGTTGCATTTCTTCGTTCTCTTGGATGGGAAGAAGATTCAGGAGAGGATGAAGGGCTAACAGAGGAGGAGATTAATGCTTTTTATCAGCAG TACATGAACCTGAAGCCATCTTTGAAGCCGATCAGATGCAAGTTACCAGAACCCTCCAGCGCTGTCTGA
- the LOC111796597 gene encoding uncharacterized protein LOC111796597 isoform X3, giving the protein MERSEPTFVPEWLRISGSLSGSGNSAQQSASSSSNTDGTSQSQCSRSRTSKSISDMDKPHFEFLDRSSSSSSRRSSSNGSGKNAYSSFNRNHHDSDREKEKEPSNLGDPWGHDFSSPLVNTFTGRVEKETLRRSHSMVSRKPGDLYPQRLAGDLKSGSYNHKPNSNGFHSGSTITGITDKAGFYEDFPSLGSEERQGWPDVGRVSSPGLTTSVQSFPIGNSTLIGQEGWTSALAEVPTVVTGSMTAPSFVQQSVAANSGLGSPNATTPRKMAEALTQAPTRSRVTHQSTELSVTTQRLEELAIKQSRQLIPVTPSMLKVSVHSFEKSKSKGASRTAEVNVPAKGGQQQLPLGQHNSQPLRGGQIKCDSPKTTHGKFLVLKPVWENGVLKDGSNPISNVNSRTANCQPSSVASSATTITSRNQNNLNPSSSLERKVAALDLKSGSTLEKRPPSTQLQSRNDFFNLIKKKTVVNGSTSLQDSDDEVASNGDTTEEVQRSSDVVNKSLSTNLALCTDEEEVAFLRSLGWEEDSGEDEGLTEEEINAFYQQYMNLKPSLKPISCKLPEPSSAV; this is encoded by the exons ATGGAAAGAAGTGAACCTACATTTGTTCCAGAGTGGCTGAGAATTTCTGGAAGTCTCTCTGGGAGTGGGAATTCAGCTCAACAATCTGCATCGTCTAGTTCTAACACCG ATGGTACTTCTCAATCTCAATGCTCGAGGAGTAGAACTTCAAAGAGCATTAGCGATATGGATAAACCACACTTTGAATTCTTGGATCGGTCATCTTCATCAAGCTCAAGGAGGAGTTCTAGTAATGGGTCTGGAAAGAATGCTTACAGTAGTTTTAATAGGAATCATCATGATAGTGACCgtgagaaggagaaagaaccgTCTAATCTTGGGGACCCCTGGGGTCATGACTTTTCTAGCCCTCTGGTAAACACGTTTACCGGTAGAGTCGAGAAGGAAACTTTGCGGCGTTCTCATTCAATGGTATCTAGGAAGCCTGGTGATTTATATCCTCAAAGACTCGCTGGTGACTTGAAAAGTGGAAGCTATAATCATAAGCCTAACAGTAATGGCTTTCATTCAGGCAGTACCATTACCGGTATCACCGATAAGGCTGGTTTTTACGAGGATTTTCCATCACTTGGATCAGAAGAAAGGCAAGGATGGCCAGATGTAGGTAGAGTATCATCTCCTGGCTTGACCACATCTGTTCAGAGCTTTCCTATTGGAAATTCAACTTTGATTGGTCAGGAAGGATGGACATCAGCGCTGGCTGAGGTGCCAACTGTAGTCACAGGCAGTATGACTGCTCCAtcatttgttcaacagagtGTTGCTGCCAATTCTGGTTTGGGGTCCCCAAATGCAACAACTCCTCGCAAGATGGCCGAGGCTTTAACACAGGCACCAACACGATCTCGTGTTACTCATCAGTCAACTGAG TTATCTGTCACGACACAGAGGCTTGAGGAATTGGCTATTAAGCAGTCCAGGCAATTAATCCCAGTAACACCTTCGATGCTCAAAGTTTCT GTTCATTCTTTTGAAAAGTCCAAGTCCAAAGGAGCATCCAGAACAGCTGAAGTAAATGTGCCTGCCAAGGGAGGTCAACAACAGCTGCCTCTAGGGCAACATAATAGTCAGCCTCTTCGAGGTGGACAAATAAAGTGTGATTCTCCAAAGACCACTCATGGgaaatttcttgttcttaaaCCAGTATGGGAGAATGGCGTGTTAAAGGATGGCTCAAATCCTATTAGTAATGTCAACAGTAGAACTGCAAATTGCCAACCTTCTTCTGTTGCCTCTTCAGCAACAACTATCACTTCGAGGAACCAAAACAACCTGAATCCTTCATCCTCTCTTGAGCGGAAGGTAGCTGCATTAGATCTGAAATCAGGATCCACTTTGGAAAAGCGACCCCCTTCTACTCAATTACAAAGCAGGAATGATTTCTTTAATCTCATAAAGAAGAAAACTGTGGTAAATGGTTCCACTAGTCTCCAAGATTCAG ATGATGAGGTAGCTAGCAATGGCGATACCACTGAAGAGGTTCAGAGGTCTTCTGATGTTGTGAATAAGAGTTTGAGCACTAACTTAGCATTATGTACAGATGAGGAAGAGGTTGCATTTCTTCGTTCTCTTGGATGGGAAGAAGATTCAGGAGAGGATGAAGGGCTAACAGAGGAGGAGATTAATGCTTTTTATCAGCAG TACATGAACCTGAAGCCATCTTTGAAGCCGATCAGTTGCAAGTTACCAGAACCCTCCAGCGCTGTCTGA
- the LOC111796597 gene encoding uncharacterized protein LOC111796597 isoform X4: MDKPHFEFLDRSSSSSSRRSSSNGSGKNAYSSFNRNHHDSDREKEKEPSNLGDPWGHDFSSPLVNTFTGRVEKETLRRSHSMVSRKPGDLYPQRLAGDLKSGSYNHKPNSNGFHSGSTITGITDKAGFYEDFPSLGSEERQGWPDVGRVSSPGLTTSVQSFPIGNSTLIGQEGWTSALAEVPTVVTGSMTAPSFVQQSVAANSGLGSPNATTPRKMAEALTQAPTRSRVTHQSTELSVTTQRLEELAIKQSRQLIPVTPSMLKVSVHSFEKSKSKGASRTAEVNVPAKGGQQQLPLGQHNSQPLRGGQIKCDSPKTTHGKFLVLKPVWENGVLKDGSNPISNVNSRTANCQPSSVASSATTITSRNQNNLNPSSSLERKVAALDLKSGSTLEKRPPSTQLQSRNDFFNLIKKKTVVNGSTSLQDSGIFTSPVKEKSGIVSGEIGNAAMHPSTVTDDEVASNGDTTEEVQRSSDVVNKSLSTNLALCTDEEEVAFLRSLGWEEDSGEDEGLTEEEINAFYQQYMNLKPSLKPISCKLPEPSSAV; the protein is encoded by the exons ATGGATAAACCACACTTTGAATTCTTGGATCGGTCATCTTCATCAAGCTCAAGGAGGAGTTCTAGTAATGGGTCTGGAAAGAATGCTTACAGTAGTTTTAATAGGAATCATCATGATAGTGACCgtgagaaggagaaagaaccgTCTAATCTTGGGGACCCCTGGGGTCATGACTTTTCTAGCCCTCTGGTAAACACGTTTACCGGTAGAGTCGAGAAGGAAACTTTGCGGCGTTCTCATTCAATGGTATCTAGGAAGCCTGGTGATTTATATCCTCAAAGACTCGCTGGTGACTTGAAAAGTGGAAGCTATAATCATAAGCCTAACAGTAATGGCTTTCATTCAGGCAGTACCATTACCGGTATCACCGATAAGGCTGGTTTTTACGAGGATTTTCCATCACTTGGATCAGAAGAAAGGCAAGGATGGCCAGATGTAGGTAGAGTATCATCTCCTGGCTTGACCACATCTGTTCAGAGCTTTCCTATTGGAAATTCAACTTTGATTGGTCAGGAAGGATGGACATCAGCGCTGGCTGAGGTGCCAACTGTAGTCACAGGCAGTATGACTGCTCCAtcatttgttcaacagagtGTTGCTGCCAATTCTGGTTTGGGGTCCCCAAATGCAACAACTCCTCGCAAGATGGCCGAGGCTTTAACACAGGCACCAACACGATCTCGTGTTACTCATCAGTCAACTGAG TTATCTGTCACGACACAGAGGCTTGAGGAATTGGCTATTAAGCAGTCCAGGCAATTAATCCCAGTAACACCTTCGATGCTCAAAGTTTCT GTTCATTCTTTTGAAAAGTCCAAGTCCAAAGGAGCATCCAGAACAGCTGAAGTAAATGTGCCTGCCAAGGGAGGTCAACAACAGCTGCCTCTAGGGCAACATAATAGTCAGCCTCTTCGAGGTGGACAAATAAAGTGTGATTCTCCAAAGACCACTCATGGgaaatttcttgttcttaaaCCAGTATGGGAGAATGGCGTGTTAAAGGATGGCTCAAATCCTATTAGTAATGTCAACAGTAGAACTGCAAATTGCCAACCTTCTTCTGTTGCCTCTTCAGCAACAACTATCACTTCGAGGAACCAAAACAACCTGAATCCTTCATCCTCTCTTGAGCGGAAGGTAGCTGCATTAGATCTGAAATCAGGATCCACTTTGGAAAAGCGACCCCCTTCTACTCAATTACAAAGCAGGAATGATTTCTTTAATCTCATAAAGAAGAAAACTGTGGTAAATGGTTCCACTAGTCTCCAAGATTCAGGTATTTTCACATCTCCCGTCAAGGAAAAATCTGGAATAGTGAGCGGGGAAATAGGTAATGCTGCAATGCATCCTTCTACTGTTACAGATGATGAGGTAGCTAGCAATGGCGATACCACTGAAGAGGTTCAGAGGTCTTCTGATGTTGTGAATAAGAGTTTGAGCACTAACTTAGCATTATGTACAGATGAGGAAGAGGTTGCATTTCTTCGTTCTCTTGGATGGGAAGAAGATTCAGGAGAGGATGAAGGGCTAACAGAGGAGGAGATTAATGCTTTTTATCAGCAG TACATGAACCTGAAGCCATCTTTGAAGCCGATCAGTTGCAAGTTACCAGAACCCTCCAGCGCTGTCTGA
- the LOC111797396 gene encoding nitrate reductase [NADH]-like, translating to MATSVHNRQFPHLDSAIRGCNFPSNPEFSVPKKTAAMENAGDDDFSSDDDNDSDFNDLIRKGLSELEPSIHDPRDSGTADGWIERNASMVRLTGKHPFNSEPPLPRLMHHGFITPVPLHYVRNHGPVPKANWNDWTVEICGLVKKPTRFTMDQLVNDFRSREFPVTLVCAGNRRKEQNMVKKTIGFNWGGGGISTSVWRGVPLRDVLKHCGIFSRKKGALNVCFEGAECLPGGGGSKYGTSLRKEVAMDPGRDIMLTYMQNGDLLAPDHGFPVRVITPGFIGGRMVKWLKRIIVTTXFTYKRLELELNHLHMATSVHNRQFPHLDSAIRGCNFPSNPEFSVPKKTAAMENAGDDDFSSDDDNDSDFNDLIRKGLSELEPSIHDPRDSGTADGWIERNASMVRLTGKHPFNSEPPLPRLMHHGFITPVPLHYVRNHGPVPKANWNDWTVEICGLVKKPTRFTMDQLVNDFRSREFPVTLVCAGNRRKEQNMVKKTIGFNWGGGGISTSVWRGVPLRDVLKHCGIFSSKKGALNVCFEGAECLPGGGGSKYGTSLRKEVAMDPGRDIMLTYMQNGDLLAPDHGFPVRIITPGFIGGRMVKWLKRIIVTTKESDSYYHYRDNKVLPSHVDAELANAEAWWYKPECIISELNINSVITTPCHEEILPINSWTTQRPYTLRGYAYSGGGKKVTRVEVTLDGGESWHLSDLNSPEKATKYGKYWCWCFWSLEVEVLDLLAAKEIAVRAWDETFNTQPEKLIWNLMGMMNNCWFRVKTNMCKPHKGEIGIVFEHPTLPGNQSGGWMAKERHLEISTENNQTMKKSISSPFINTASNIYSMSDVKTHNSDQSAWIVVHGHVYDCTRFLKDHPGGTDSILINAGTDCTEEFDAIHSDKAKKMLEDYRIGELITTGYASDSSPDTSVHGSVNHNIPHLAPITETRRVALNPREKIPCKLISKTAISHDVRRLRFALPLEDQALGLPVGKHVFLCANIDGKLCMRAYTPTSGIHHVGYFELVVKIYFKNAHPKFPNGGLMSQHLDSLPLGSEIEVKGPLGHIEYTGRGHFLVDGKQKKAKKLAMLAGGTGITPIFQVAQAILKDPEDETEMFLVYANRTENDILMRDELDEWSRSDKRFNVWYVVQESVREGWEYSVGVVSESIMREHLPSASADSLALACGPPPMIKFAVQPNLEKMNYDTADSLLVF from the exons ATGGCTACCTCTGTCCATAATCGTCAGTTTCCCCATTTGGATTCCGCCATTCGTGGCTGTAATTTTCCCTCTAATCCGGAGTTCTCCGTGCCCAAGAAGACGGCGGCAATGGAGAACGCCGGCGATGATGACTTCTCCAGTGACGACGACAACGACTCCGATTTCAACGACTTGATTCGTAAAGGGTTGAGCGAATTGGAGCCGTCGATTCACGATCCGAGAGATTCCGGCACGGCGGATGGTTGGATTGAGAGAAATGCGTCCATGGTTCGTCTTACGGGTAAACATCCTTTCAATTCGGAGCCGCCGTTACCCCGTTTGATGCACCATGGGTTTATCACTCCGGTTCCGCTTCATTACGTCCGTAACCACGGCCCGGTCCCTAAGGCGAATTGGAACGATTGGACCGTCGAGATTTGCGGTTTAGTGAAAAAACCAACCCGGTTCACTATGGACCAACTCGTTAACGATTTCCGTAGCCGGGAATTTCCCGTCACACTCGTCTGCGCCGGTAACCGCCGGAAGGAACAGAATATGGTTAAGAAAACCATCGGATTCAACTGGGGCGGCGGCGGAATCTCCACGTCGGTCTGGCGAGGGGTCCCACTCCGAGACGTGTTAAAGCACTGTGGAATCTTCAGCCGTAAGAAAGGGGCCCTCAATGTCTGCTTTGAAGGAGCAGAGTGTTTGCCCGGCGGCGGTGGGTCCAAGTACGGCACTAGCCTGAGAAAGGAAGTAGCCATGGACCCAGGTAGAGATATAATGCTAACGTATATGCAAAACGGCGATCTGTTAGCACCGGACCACGGATTTCCCGTTCGGGTCATCACGCCGGGATTCATCGGCGGCCGGATGGTCAAATGGCTAAAACGCATTATCGTAACCACAANTTTCACTTATAAACGACTGGAACTCGAACTAAACCATCTTCACATGGCTACCTCTGTCCATAATCGTCAGTTTCCCCATTTGGATTCCGCCATTCGTGGCTGTAATTTTCCCTCTAATCCGGAGTTCTCCGTGCCCAAGAAGACGGCGGCAATGGAGAACGCCGGCGATGATGACTTCTCCAGTGACGACGACAACGACTCCGATTTCAACGACTTGATTCGAAAAGGGTTGAGCGAATTGGAGCCGTCGATTCACGATCCGAGAGATTCCGGCACGGCGGATGGTTGGATTGAGAGAAATGCGTCCATGGTTCGTCTTACGGGTAAACATCCTTTCAATTCGGAGCCGCCGTTACCCCGTTTGATGCACCATGGGTTCATCACTCCGGTTCCGCTTCATTACGTCCGTAACCACGGCCCGGTCCCTAAGGCGAATTGGAACGATTGGACCGTCGAGATTTGCGGTTTAGTGAAAAAACCAACCCGGTTCACTATGGACCAACTCGTTAACGATTTCCGTAGCCGGGAATTTCCCGTCACACTCGTCTGCGCCGGTAACCGCCGGAAGGAACAGAATATGGTTAAGAAAACCATCGGATTCAACTGGGGCGGCGGCGGAATCTCCACGTCGGTCTGGCGAGGGGTCCCACTCCGAGACGTGTTAAAGCACTGTGGAATCTTCAGCAGTAAGAAAGGGGCCCTCAATGTCTGCTTTGAAGGAGCAGAGTGTTTGCCCGGCGGCGGTGGGTCCAAGTACGGCACTAGCCTGAGAAAGGAAGTAGCCATGGACCCAGGTAGAGATATAATGCTAACGTATATGCAAAACGGCGATCTGTTAGCACCGGACCACGGATTTCCCGTTCGGATCATCACGCCGGGATTCATCGGCGGCCGGATGGTCAAATGGCTAAAACGCATTATCGTAACCACAAAAGAATCAGATAGTTATTACCATTACAGAGACAACAAAGTCCTCCCCTCCCATGTCGATGCAGAATTGGCAAACGCCGAAG CTTGGTGGTACAAGCCGGAGTGTATTATCAGCGAACTGAACATAAACTCTGTTATAACCACACCATGCCACGAGGAAATCCTGCCGATAAACTCATGGACTACACAACGGCCGTATACGTTAAGAGGATATGCATATTCCG GAGGGGGGAAGAAAGTGACACGAGTGGAGGTGACTCTCGACGGCGGAGAATCATGGCATCTCTCCGATTTGAACAGCCCGGAGAAGGCTACAAAATACGGGAAGTATTGGTGTTGGTGTTTCTGGTCGCTGGAGGTGGAGGTTCTTGACCTGCTTGCGGCGAAGGAAATTGCAGTCCGCGCTTGGGATGAGACGTTCAACACTCAGCCGGAGAAGCTCATATGGAATCTCATG GGAATGATGAACAATTGTTGGTTTCGAGTCAAAACCAATATGTGCAAGCCGCACAAGGGAGAGATCGGAATCGTTTTCGAACACCCAACGTTGCCGGGAAACCAGTCCGGCGGATGGATGGCTAAAGAGAGACACCTCGAGATATCCACCGAAAACAACCAAACCATGAAGAAGAGTATCTCATCGCCGTTCATCAACACCGCGTCAAACATATACTCAATGTCCGATGTCAAAACCCACAACTCCGACCAATCCGCTTGGATCGTCGTCCACGGCCATGTCTACGACTGCACCCGCTTCCTCAAGGATCATCCCGGCGGCACCGACAGCATTCTCATCAACGCCGGTACCGACTGCACGGAAGAATTCGACGCAATTCACTCCGACAAAGCGAAAAAAATGCTCGAGGATTACCGAATCGGCGAGTTGATCACTACCGGCTACGCTTCGGATTCGTCGCCTGACACCTCTGTTCATGGGTCAGTTAATCATAATATCCCCCATTTAGCTCCAATCACGGAGACGCGGCGCGTGGCTTTAAACCCGCGTGAGAAAATCCCCTGCAAATTGATTTCCAAAACGGCAATCTCCCACGACGTTAGACGGTTGAGATTCGCTCTGCCATTAGAGGATCAAGCGCTTGGATTACCGGTGGGTAAACACGTATTCCTCTGCGCTAACATAGACGGCAAGCTATGCATGAGAGCCTACACGCCCACCAGCGGCATCCACCATGTGGGTTACTTCGAATTGGTTGTCAAAATCTACTTCAAAAACGCGCACCCCAAATTCCCCAACGGCGGGCTCATGTCGCAGCATTTGGACTCGCTCCCACTCGGATCCGAAATCGAAGTGAAAGGCCCATTGGGGCACATCGAATACACCGGCCGCGGCCACTTCTTAGTCGACGGCAAGCAAAAGAAGGCCAAGAAGCTAGCTATGTTAGCCGGCGGAACGGGCATAACGCCGATTTTTCAAGTGGCGCAGGCGATTCTGAAGGACCCAGAGGATGAAACGGAGATGTTCTTGGTGTATGCGAACCGAACGGAGAATGATATCTTGATGAGGGACGAGCTGGATGAATGGAGTAGGAGTGACAAGAGGTTCAATGTGTGGTATGTGGTGCAAGAGAGTGTACGAGAAGGGTGGGAGTATAGTGTCGGCGTGGTGTCGGAGAGTATCATGAGGGAGCATCTTCCGTCCGCGTCGGCCGATTCGTTGGCGTTAGCTTGTGGACCGCCGCCGATGATTAAGTTTGCTGTGCAACCCAATTTGGAGAAGATGAATTACGACACCGCCGATTCGTTGTTGGTGTTTTGA